Genomic segment of Panicum virgatum strain AP13 chromosome 9N, P.virgatum_v5, whole genome shotgun sequence:
ATTTGTTTTACCGGTGAAGCTAAAGGAACTGCTTTCATTTTGTATATTATTTTTTCTCACTTTATGAACAGCTTTACACTACAGTGCATTGGTCTACGTAAAATAACTGAAGCCGAAGTCAGTATAATCCCTTGCAAATGGGCTCTTACTCACGTTATGCTCTTTTCTCTGGAAGAGCATTTTAGTTGGTAGCATGCTTTTTAGATTTGGTAATAGAAATATAGAGTTGATAATAGCAACCCATGTGTTGTACCTGTACGCATGGCATGAGTTctaaaacaattaagatataagCTCCTTGTTTCAACCTTTTGTTTTTAAAAGAAACGCACATCAACCTATTTTGATTTTCTTTTGTTGGCACTCAGCTTTTCATGCCAAGACTAGAACGGAGAGGCCGATGATGGGCACAACAGTTTCTGAAACGGACGGCTACGGACCATGTTGCTCCAAAGAAGTGGCCCATCCTTGCGCGTCTTGTGATAACAACGAAGGATCTAACAAAGTGGGCGACCTGATGGGGTCCAAAATAATTTACAAACCCAAAAGCTGGTTTATGCTGTGGCCCAAGAGCGAGAATGTTGATGTAGTCTATGGGTAACTGAGGGACCGGCCAGCATGTGCCCACTGGTAGCTCTAGATTATTTCAGCTTCAGCCGTCTAGTGGCGGCGTTCTAGATCTTCTTAGTGCCAGCAGCGCAGAAGAACTTGTACGCATCACTTCATGCTCCTTTCAGGGGCAAGATAACATCAGCATTTTGGAGCTTTCCTGGCCATAGTTTGGCCCCATGGCTGACTAGGCACGTCACTGTAACTTAAGAGGCCGAATTGCCTTTTATATCCATCATGACGTATCTGAACTTCATCTCAAAAAAAAGTTCCTCGTTTTCGGttcaaagaagaaaaataacagGAATGGAAAAAAACAAAGTTAGGTTCCGATCGGGGAAATCATGAACCTCGCAAATTGACACTAGCTGGAGCAGACCCAGCTTAACTCATAGGTAGTCCCAGGCTGAATTAGACCCAGGCCGCTTCGCTGCTTGCAGAGTCCGGCTTCTCTTCAACTCAAATTTAGGTAGTACTAGCTCTTATTATTTCCCTAAACAGCACGAAGGTCTTAGCTGTTATTGGTTGGTCTAGACCTCGCGTGTCCTGAGGAAGAAGCATGGCCAAGGACAGGTGTCAGCAGGGGCCTCTCGGTTTGGGACTCTCGCCGATGAGTCACCGGCGGTGGCTGCCCGCGTGTGCGTGCGGCGAGTGATAGGTGTGCCCAGTGCCCATGCAGCAACTGGCCGGTGGAGTGGTTGCGCCGCGCTGGGCTTGTGCCGCAACGCCGCGGCGTcgctgcagttttttttttcggcTCTGGAAGACATCCGATCGATCGAGCTGGAGGTTTGTTGGGTGTTTTGGCGCCGCACGCTTCGGCCCGCCGCCCGCTGATCGCAGGTTCGCGTTTCCTGCGCGCTGATCCGGAGGAAACCTTCAGGCTCTCAAGTCTGAACTTGAGGTGTGCAGGCAGATTTCTTGGCGAAAGAGGGTAAGGACGAACAATCCAAAGGTTCTGACTGGGATAAAGACATCTGCAGGAAAACTTTGCCATCGAGGGGGATATCTTGGACAAATGATTCCGGGGCAAGATGAGTGCGCGAGGTCGCTTTCCAAGAGCCGGCCCGGATAGCTAGCTGATAGCAACGTGAACTGAAGGACGCTGAACAGTCGCTCTGCTTCTGAATGGCCTACAAGTAACCACTGTAACTGCACAACAGTGACGGCTCGGCTCtcgaaaaaaagaaaaccaagTGTACAATAGTGACATAGCTCTGGCGTCATGGTTTTCCAGCGGCTACTGCCGTGTTTTTGCTTTTCAGCGGGAAGTACCAGACTGCATTTTTTTAGAGGAATACCAGACTGCATTTTGACGTGCCAATCCACACGCACGAACTGGGTGGGCTTCTTTTTTAGGCAACGGCGAACTGGGTGGGCTCCGGAGATGGCCCGGCCCATTGTGTATTGGGCTTCAGGTCCAGTGCAAACAAAAGGATGGATGATGATGAGGCAAAACAATCGTAAATAACTTGGACTTGCAACCATTTGTTTGAGAAGCCAGCAAGCTTTACAAATTCCGATAAAGTCACACCAAAAGATTAGCATAAATGTAGAATGATTTTGCTTGCCTCTATTCATTTGCCATGTTTAACGCTAAGACTATTCCCAGTATATGATTTCACTGCGCGATTTTTATAGAGTGACATGTCATCTAAGTATATTTGAGTTCGCGACTCAATGAAACATGCTCCCCCAATGCAAAGTTTCATTTCACGATTTCATAGACTAGACATAGCATTTAATTGTGAGGACACAGTTGCATGAAATGAAAATATATAGTCCCCAATGCAAGTTTCATAGTCTTGAAAACAATTTATACACAATTTCAGGCGTACACTAATTTGTTTATCCTAAACCCCACGTATATTTAAGAACGAAGAGCACAGCATTTTTAGGTTCTGATTGATCCAAGGCACGGCAAATATGAACGTCTTAGATTGACATGACGAACTAAAATTGTATCGTACCGCACAAACTGACAATTATTCCTTTTCTTCGAAAAAAAAGACAATTCTACAATACTGATCTCACATGTACATCCACATATTTATGCTGCACCTTGAACCTCCCGGTGCTGTGCCCCGCCGCACCCTGCCTTGCCGACTGTATGACGGTGAGTCGGTGACCATCGGCGCGCCCACCGCCTCGACGGGTCGCGTACCTGATGGCCGCCACAGGCACCAGCGTGACGCTCCCGTCCGACCCGCCGGACCACTCATCCGAGGGCACCAGCGTGTTGAACACGCTCGCGtcaccgcggccgccgccacctcgaacGGAGCGTCCTCGTTGGCCACCTCGGCCTGGACCGAGGGCACGGCCATGGCCTCCAGCTTCTGCAGGGAGAAGGccagcacctcctccagcgTCTAATGTTATAGTCACTCTACAGCACGGGTCAGTTGCCACAACCATTTCTCGAGTGCACAAAAGGCAAAATACCCATCTGAAAGCTAAACACCCTCCCCGATGCGTATTCGATACACCTAATAGTAGGTTACTTCAGCAACATGGAGATTCCATAGCCTGAAATCATCTTAAGAGCTGTCCATCGGGTTATCAGTCGAAGCTGGGTTGGCCTTGGCCCCACCATTGTCATTGTTATCTGGGTTGACTCCCACTGTCCCCTCGGCTCCAAAAGCAAAATTCAGGGGGAAAACATTTGGGCCGACTCGCTGAAAAATGGATGGCGCGGTCATTTGGTTGAACGCAGGTGCTTGGGTGTCACCTGCTGGTTTTGGGTAACCAAATCCAAGAGAAACAAATGATTCAGTGGGAATCACAGGTTGAGAACTGGGCCCAAAAAGCTTCTGCTCGTACTCCAGAAGCACGTTCTGAGAAGCTGCACAAAAGAAACATGTCACAGATAGTTTAGGATAATATGTTTGAATCGATCACGAATCTACTTTACATGGAAATGGAAATGTGTCTGAGAATTAAGAGGTTAAGCATGAGCTAAACAAAGTACGACAGACTAATCACATGGCCTTTTTTTCCACTAAAACAATCAACTGGTTCCCAAAATTCTAAGAACGTATACCCTCAGAATACTGTACACTATCTTAACAAGCGAAGGGAGCGAACCCAGTTTATGTTGTACGTGTCGTAAACGTCAAGAAGTCAGGGTAAGAATGCCATCCCATTGCCTCAAGTTAAACTTGCAATGTTCATGATACATTAACTCAGCTCCTAAAATTTTGATAAAAGACATACCATTTCAATAAACTAAATATGAAATCGATTGCTTCCATACTGTTTACCAGTTCCTATTTATACCATCTAAAGTTTCCATATACAGCACAGGTACTATAATTACTTCAGGCAATAATATTATGAATCGTTCGCTAGCAAGGACCCAAGGATATAATAAAAAATGCATGAGGGACGATATCTTGATTACCCAACAAACTATAAAGGTTATAGAGCTAACCATCTGTCAGTTGAACCTGCTGCCGCCGGTCTTTCACCCACTGGAAAGACTGAGCAAGTCTCCATCCTCTAGACTTCATCAAGAAGGCGGCAACAACAGCTGCTGACCTAACAAATGCGTTCCAAAGAAGTATTTATCAATCAATGACAACAAGGCTGACAGTGTCAATGCTAATGAAAATTTCTCCACAAGCAAGTACCTGTTTTTTCCAGTCATGCAATGAACAAGAAGGCGTAATTTATCTCTTTCACATTGTTCTGAAATTGCAGAGAGGGAAATCAAAATTTCCTATTAGTGACAATAAAGAGGTCTCCTAGCTCAGTACATGAGAAGTAAAATACACTCCATTCTTTCACAGGAAAGTAAACTATAGAAAGAAGCTCTAGGGGAAAGGCAGTTGTGCAACACACAAACAGAAAATAACCTAGAGAATGGCAGCACACATACGATGATACAAATGTTTATTCCATCTTAACAGAGAAATGAACCAAGTTGAATGGAAGCATCCATTCAAAAATCAAGTTCAAACAATTATATAATGAACCTATTACTACAATGGGTAGAGAGGAAATGGAATATGTTAGTATGACATGCAGAGGATACCTACCCAAGTTCAAGATCAGGTAGCAACATATTTTTCACAGGGGCAATTCTAAGAGGAGAAAAAAGCAGTCCATGGTTCAGTGTGCACTTAATTCCAAACCAAAATGCTGGGAGAGCAAAATGAATAGTACCTAGAAACTGGTTTGCGTCATCAAAATCCAAAGGCCTGTCACGCTGAAGCCTGTGATATGTGAATGAATTCTTGTATAGATTTTGGCAATCAGGCACAGTCTGTTAAGCAATAAACATAGCAATTAATCTTCAACTATCACACTGAAGGATGCACTAAACAGTCAAGGGAAAAAATTAGTTTAACAGTCAATAGCAGGAGTATACTAAAAGTTGGCTGTCAAGTATATGTCAGTCTATAGATTCACAAGAAAAACGATATTGAGAAACTAGCCTGAAAAAGCCATAGATGCGCACATGATCTATAATACTGAACCCAAACAGGCAGAATACACATACATCTACTATGAAGATTATTAGTTGTTGAATTGACATAGCTATCACAACTTGCTTAAACAACTTTTATGGTACGAAGGATTGGTACCTATCTCTGTGTAACGAAAACTATTTAAGAACATTCCATAACCATGCCTTTGGTATTCTCCAATGAGCACAATCATCTCAGCTAAACTATCAGATTTTATAATTTCCAGATCCCATAGGAACACTTAGCCAGTTAAGAAGCCAATTATGAGTAATAATCACCATGGTATACTCATTCCATCAGTATTCGCTAACTACCCATTAGGTCATTACTCCAATTATCACAAGTGAATCGATTTTCTTCTCTCA
This window contains:
- the LOC120690679 gene encoding protein-tyrosine-phosphatase IBR5-like isoform X2 codes for the protein MRKRERENPCGICGHYHKYEEGEVCGVCGHRWKPSDGEGTPAKHESAFPTEVLKDFLFLGSYNNASRSETVPDCQNLYKNSFTYHRLQRDRPLDFDDANQFLEQCERDKLRLLVHCMTGKNRSAAVVAAFLMKSRGWRLAQSFQWVKDRRQQVQLTDASQNVLLEYEQKLFGPSSQPVIPTESFVSLGFGYPKPAGDTQAPAFNQMTAPSIFQRVGPNVFPLNFAFGAEGTVGVNPDNNDNGGAKANPASTDNPMDSS
- the LOC120690679 gene encoding protein-tyrosine-phosphatase IBR5-like isoform X1, which translates into the protein MRKRERENPCGICGHYHKYEEGEVCGVCGHRWKPSDGEGTPAKHESAFPTEVLKDFLFLGSYNNASRSEVLKTLSVSHILNTVPDCQNLYKNSFTYHRLQRDRPLDFDDANQFLEQCERDKLRLLVHCMTGKNRSAAVVAAFLMKSRGWRLAQSFQWVKDRRQQVQLTDASQNVLLEYEQKLFGPSSQPVIPTESFVSLGFGYPKPAGDTQAPAFNQMTAPSIFQRVGPNVFPLNFAFGAEGTVGVNPDNNDNGGAKANPASTDNPMDSS